One part of the Humulus lupulus chromosome 9, drHumLupu1.1, whole genome shotgun sequence genome encodes these proteins:
- the LOC133801115 gene encoding uncharacterized protein LOC133801115, whose translation MGSLPSPPRSSTPPPTSENSSFGETRVYLAFRFREPKPDVNMSDIMIYCYDIANNSWSFVTLIPCLIENHGLKDFAMVSLGDSIYVIGGKIFHQKKASTSENESNSHGEEDDNVSSSVLRYNVCANQWSKCASLATPRYDFAYTVCESKIYVAGGKSTLNSAVGVSSAEVYDPNLNKWIHLPDMSTLRYKCVAVTWMGKIHVVGGFALKINSDLKPHNFMAERSSAEVYDTQTREWDLMKGMWQLDVPPNQIVVVNGRLLSSGDCLKVWKGHIEAYDLEENIWNEVEGSRLMTHNSPIIPTNCSNYESEMTKSAMVQQLYLTIAPIGTSLYFLAGYRRDDGDSLRTKLTVHKFDTSATSNGWMSFEPIEEDGEKVLCSHCCVVQLS comes from the coding sequence ATGGGATCGCTCCCTTCCCCGCCACGCTCCTCGACCCCCCCACCAACATCGGAGAACTCCTCGTTCGGTGAAACTCGGGTTTACTTAGCCTTTCGGTTTAGAGAGCCAAAACCAGATGTGAACATGTCTGATATTATGATATATTGCTATGACATTGCTAATAATTCATGGAGCTTTGTCACGTTAATTCCGTGCCTAATTGAGAACCATGGCCTAAAAGATTTTGCAATGGTCTCACTTGGTGACTCAATTTACGTAATTGGTGGCAAAATATTTCATCAAAAGAAAGCTTCTACATCAGAAAATGAATCTAATTCACATGGCGAAGAAGATGATAATGTATCATCATCGGTGTTACGTTACAATGTGTGTGCGAATCAATGGTCTAAGTGTGCCTCACTAGCCACTCCAAGGTATGACTTCGCCTACACTGTTTGTGAAAGTAAGATCTACGTGGCAGGGGGAAAGTCCACACTGAATAGTGCAGTAGGGGTCTCGTCTGCTGAAGTTTATGATCCTAATCTCAACAAGTGGATTCATTTGCCTGACATGAGCACTTTGAGGTATAAATGTGTCGCGGTGACGTGGATGGGAAAAATCCATGTGGTAGGAGGGTTCGCTTTAAAAATCAACTCTGACCTAAAACCACATAATTTTATGGCAGAACGAAGCTCGGCTGAGGTATATGACACGCAAACGCGTGAGTGGGACCTAATGAAGGGGATGTGGCAATTAGATGTTCCACCTAATCAAATTGTTGTTGTTAATGGGAGACTACTAAGCTCTGGGGATTGTTTAAAGGTGTGGAAAGGTCACATAGAGGCATATGATTTGGAAGAAAATATTTGGAATGAAGTGGAAGGGTCTAGGCTAATGACTCATAATTCCCCAATAATACCTACTAATTGTTCAAACTATGAGAGTGAGATGACCAAAAGTGCCATGGTCCAACAACTATATCTCACAATTGCACCCATTGGAACCTCTTTGTACTTTCTAGCAGGTTACCGAAGGGACGATGGCGATTCACTGCGAACAAAATTGACTGTCCACAAATTTGACACGTCGGCAACAAGCAATGGATGGATGAGCTTTGAGCCAATAGAAGAGGATGGAGAGAAAGTACTTTGCAGCCACTGTTGTGTGGTTCAACTCTCCTAA